The genomic segment AGgcaaaatagaaagagaaacagggaaacttttcttttttggatttGAAGTTAAATGAAGTGACTGTACTTGTGCTGCACTGTAGACAACATGATACTTGGACCTTCCTTTGATCACGCCCATTGTAATTTCACACCAGACCTCTCTGTACGACTTTTTACATTCTGACAGTTgaatttttatacatttctctAACAACCTGACATTGTTTGAAGCAGTTGTGGTTTAAGCACGCAGTTTGGCAAGTGCTAATTGATGGGATATAAGCTTTCatttcttgttagctacattagcctcagctccagtgcaaaactaaagatgcaAAATAGGGGTACCAAAAATGTCTGATACAGAGCCTCTAAGGGGAtgtggttaaaaaaataaataaataaaatttatgacATTGCATTCCCTCGCAAAAAATATGCGTTCCTTCACAAATGTTCTGCATTACGATGCAAACAGTTTGCGTTCGCTTGCAAAGGCTGTGCTGTGCTTAAGCTCAGAGAtggagcagctcattgaatTTATGTTGATCTTGGACTGAAATATAAAGACATAGTGTTGCTTCTCAAAGTCAAACAATATTATGCTAGAAGTgagtgaaactgaaactgagaccTCATACAGTAAATGCTACATTTACAGACGTTGCAGAGAACAATCGCTGAATAAACTCAGCGCAGACTGGAGAAACtgggaaaacagcttttaacGTCAGCTGTGCTAAACAgagctctaatgtagggaacgtCGTCCGGCACCTTTGGTCCTACGTTTGCTTGCTTTGTGACaagcaaatattttacaaagGGACTTAACTTTTTGCGAGGGAATGCATTGTCATTAACAGTTCTGGAAGGATGTGACTGCCTGTTTAGACTTGGAGGAACAGATTGAATCTAAATTCGATGTATCTCTAAATGAGGCTGGTTCTGCAGATGCTTCACATAGCTGACTGGCTCTCTGCACAGACGTAGATGCTGCAGGGCCGGACCCTGCGCCTGCTGCGTCCCGGGATCCTGGGCAGCCTACAGCTCCTGGGCACGAACTCCTCGCAGGCTTCACGGAACTTGCGGATCCTCCAGCAGTACACAGCAGGGTTGAACACTGCCTTTAGGTAGCTGAGCCACAGCGCCCCTACGCTGGCTGGGTAGAACCCGGCACTCTGGTAGAACCTCTGGCTGAAGGCAGCCAGCAGGCTGAGCACCGTATGTGGCAGCCAGCAGACGGAGAAGCCCACAAAGAGGATGAGGATAGTGGTAAAGGCACGTGTCTTGAAGCTCATGTCCACGCTGAGCTGCGGGGGCCGCCGCAGGACCACTAAACCTGCTTTACCCCCTTGGTCAGGTCCGGGACAGGCGTGGTTATGGATGCGCAAGGCGTTACGACGGACAGCATTGAGGATGCGCAAGTACGAGAACAGCATGACGCTTACGGGTATAAAGAATGCAGTAGCTGCGAGCAGAACCGTGTACCCACGGTCCGGAAGGGACTCGATGTATCCCAGGATGCAGCGCCGGGGTTTGAGGCCCAGGGTCGGCCAGCTGGCCACTGAGGGCAGGGCCAGGCAGAAGGATAGCAGCCAGGACCCGGCGATCAACAGCCGGGCCCGACTTGGCGTCAGCTTGTCCTGCCGTCGTACGATGATGAGGAAGCGGTCCACGCTGATTATCAAGAGGATAGCCACTCCTTCCAGGACGAAGAGCCAGTAGAGCATGACTGTGACACGGCAGAAGTCCAACCCAAAGCGCCAGTCATCGGACACCACAGTCACAGCAGTCACAGGCATGCAGAAAAGGGACTGCATGATATCAGTAAAGGCCAGGGTGGCCAGCAACAGGTTTATGGCGGACCGCATGGCCGGCTTCTGGTAGACTATGAGGCAAACGACGGCATTGCCGAGGAAACCAACAGTGATGATGACCACCATTACAACAGACAGGGCAGCCCTGAGGGTGATGGGTAAAGGGGCGTTTGTGGCTCCCGGAAGCTCCGTCACGTTCATCACATATTTGATCATGCGGCGTTCCGTTAAGCCACATCCAGAGCTGCTGTTGCAGATCATTATCTTGGTGAAGCtgccagtccagtccagtccagtccaggaTGAATCAGGTGTCTTGTTTCTGTTTTGCTATGTTGTCCATTTTACTGTGTCTAGAGGCCAGAGAACAGGACATGGAGAGAAATACGGTTAATGAGGAATTCCACGGATTTCTGCTTTacgttgtaaacaaagtcattgaaagGTTTCCTGGTTGATGcgttgttctagagaaacgtagcATTGTTAatacagcagtggtgatgggaaccagacatccaaagcctgtgtgcctctaaaagctacataaaATTATTACATCAAATGAGAATGATAGGGAGGCACAATCGGAATCAAGATGGGATTCGCCTGgattttttgctcaaaacaTGAAATTGGCAATCagccaatttattatttttgttttggcaGATGTGTTGCAGTTTTAGAATGTAAATAATATGAGCCAGCTAACCCCAATAACACAGTGTGAGCTTAATTAAGCAGATTAATAAAAATCACCCATTGGCCAGTTTGGCTGTAAAGAAGCAGGAATTGGAATCGGCCATAATAACGAAATGACTggtgtgtaaataaatatgcCACCTGATCACTGAGACAGTGCTTGTatatacatgcactcaataatccaatcatattTCCAATCAATTACCTGATAATTTTAAATAGATGTAAACACCAAGCTCTGATCTAGAAaaccgattaagaaatctgacaaagattttagctcagtaatctgatttctcagtgcatgtgaactcttactctgatttctgtcGGATTTCTCAGGCTGCACCTGCGCGAGATCAGACGGTGGATGTCgcaagatgcagcaaaacacttctggagctgcgctgaaaccaaacacgaaataaaggatttatatatttttcgTCTTCTATATgatgtacactcaccagccactttattaggtgctagtaaaaggttggaccccctttcaccttcagaactgtcttaattcttcgtggcagactttcaacaaggtgttagaaacgttcctcagagattttggttggttatttgagttcctgttgcctttctatcatctggaaccagtctgcccattctcctctgacctctcacatcaacaaggcattttcgtccacacaactgaccgctcactggatatttcctctttttctgaccgttctctgtaaaccctagagatggttgtgtgtgaaaatcccagtagatcagcagtttctgaaatactcagaccagcccgtctggctccaacaaccacgccacgttcaaagccccttaaatcccctttcttccccgttctgatgctcggtctgcacttcagcaagtcgtcttgaccacctctacaggcctaaatgcactgagttgtggccgtgtgattggctgattagctatttgtgttaacaagcaatttaacaattgtacctaataaagtggccggtgagtgtatgttcatatttttcaggtaaagtgtcGCGATGAAAAAACTgaagcatgaagtttgagttttatgttatgTCACATCGtcttctgtgtttatttgctggttgcagagtagaaatctgattactgtccgagtcatgtagacctggagtttccccatatTATCTCGAGTATGTtatgtgttgatcagattacggTTGTTAGGTTGTAGGCTTggcctgaaatgtgttttttaggCCATtagtggtggagggatacatgcagggtgctgtaagACAAAACAGAACCCATACAAAACATATTGCTcacattttccactattttgccattaacaaaattacatacaaaaacttAGAAGACAACTGTGTAAGCCAGGGGTACCCCACCAGACCAGTGCttagaccaggggtgcccaatcctggtcctcaAGATCTGCCACCCTGGAGAGTttagatccaacacacctggctctaatgcTCGGATGCCCCTGAAGCCCTTCGTTACCTCGATCAGGTTGtacagggtggtagatctccaggaccaggattgggcaccacTGGTCTAGTCATTAGGAGAGCATGAGTTTGTTACCCTGGCGATGCTACAGTGATCTTTTGCTGGAAGACCAAGAGGGCAtaactgaccactctgtccccACATCGCTCAGTGCAGTGCTAGCCAGTGTGGCCATCTGTTAGCTAAAGTATCAGAGCTGGCAGTTAGTGATCTCCTGCAAGCGTGTAGATCTGCCCAGGTAGTTCGAAAAagacatagtgctgctttataGTGAGTTGAATTCAGAACCACTAGCCAACTGTGccagcacacagaggaattagacctccgcatttaacccatctgtgctgtgaaacacccacatacatgcacactagtgaacacacacactagggggcagtgagcacacttgcccggagtggtgagcagccctatccatagcgcccagggagcagatgggggttaggtgtcttgctcaagggcacttcattcacatacttttggctcaggggatcgaaccagtgaccttccagtcaaaAGGCTGGTtcccgaacctccagcccacgactgccccctaaaaATGTGTCGGTGGAGGCACACACACCTTAGACATCTTAGCTTAGCATTGTGTGCTAAAGAGAGATCTAACTTGCAGGTAGAACTGGAAAATAACAAAATTGAGAGGAAATTTtggtataaataataaaaaaaaactcaaaaacccAGAAATGGTGTAGGTTATTAAATTAAAAGGCTATACTTGTATGGcagacattgcaacccctggttcccatcaccaccactctaaagaAGTCTAAGCCAAAGATTTTCTCTATAGTGCACCATTTCACCTCAAagcactctaaatgactttgtttacatctcgcTGACTGAACATTGcatgttttttaatgaaaaatcctTTTTAAGGAATCATTTACAAAATCCAGAAAGAAATGAAGCCATTATGAACATCTCAACATTTCTGCAGAACAGATGTAGCACTGCAGGGCATCAACACGGCATATAACATTTACAAGCTACATATGAAACTGAACGAGAGACTTCCAGACGGCTTACTGTTGTCATGGCTACAGACGAGGACGCAgtacacgatgtccatgatgatgatgagccACGGCATCATGGAGAGCCCTCCCGGAGCATCTACTCCTGTTTGAGAGACGAGTCAGTGCCCTGAAAACATGAAGTGCACAGACGTGGAGGACAGGGGAAAAACACTCACTGGAAAGGTCTTGTGTGGTGAAGGAATGAAGGTGCGGGATTCCTGTCCCCACTACCAAGGAAACTGGGGAGCAGCTCCATGGCAACAAAAGCTCTTAGGGTGCGAGAAAGTGAGCCATGTCCAAAAATAGGACTTCACCGACGGCTGCAGACTGAGGACAGAAATGTAAGCTTGTGCTGCGTTGAACAGGCCTGTTAGTCCCCATTGCTTTGCAGTAGCTTTAGAGATGGCCTACTGGTGTCTATGGATATCTGTATCAGcctgatatcagcagaaaatgctggatcgAAATTAGAGGCAAGAAATAAACGAATCTGTCCAATCCTGCAACAAACGTAGTCTAAAACAGCACCTCGGTGTTAGCTATGCATTTCTTCCAGTGGGGTAGTAGTACTTCAGCATAACAGCCTACTTTAAGATAATCGTCTTAAGTGACGTTAACCTGTAATTAAAAATAGCTTATTTTGAAGATTAGTAGCAATAATAAGCAAAGCCTCTTACTTCTTTGACGCATGAGTTCGATGTAGTATgtaatcattttcatttaagcATTCAAAAAAATGTAACCTCTCAggaatacatacatatatatatatatatacactgatcaggcataacatcatgaccacctccttgtttctgcactcactgtccactttatcagctccacttactgtatagctgcactctgtagttctacagttacagactgtagtccatctgtttctctgatactctgttaccctgttcttcagtggtcaggacccccatggaccctcacagagcaggtactatttgagtggtggatcatcactacagtctgtaactgtagaactacaaagtgcagctacagtaagtggagaagataagatggacagtgaaggtagaaacaaggaggtaagATGGTGCTTTCATGGAATTCCCCTGAGATGAaagcaaaactgcaaaaacaaccTATTTTGAATTGATTGGGGATTTACCACATATCAGTATAGTCTCagccattcatgttgaagttataaggagtgtttctgtTCTGACTGCTTTTAGAATGGGGCagaatacagggcagccaatcagaactgaattcatttacatattgctgctgtgggaccaaaacctcgtatctccaacatggtaactttacaggagatggaaaaaaacctgctttacttttaatgcaagtcagtggaaccaggcatttcttttggtccattcatcatgaaatttacacagaacgTGAAGAACAACAGGCGTTTTcgatttatgtcaaaaactgaaaaacaacaaaaacgagatacgaggttttcctccCACAGTGATACGTCACCCTTGTAGAGGcagatatgtaaatatttacatctaCACAGCCgacagcagttcagccctgaACTTGTTGAAGCTGAATGAGGCAGAATCCACGGCAGCCAATAagaactgagctcatttacatacatcagcattaaaagcacagcaacaaaaccagcctgtttacttgtaagggataaagagaggctggaaaatggggATGTAGAACTGAACTATGACAAAGTTTTCCTCAGCggaataaataaaacaccacAACCACTTCagctcctcgagaccaccggtgggtccaaaccgcacttggtcatgttctccataacgttcatattccataagctccattcagaagctgggcgtcgtgtgaggctgtagctcttctctccagtctaatagacggtgatgtcattttaaacccttataataaaagaagctgaactttgtttttctactgaaagtcgacccgttttccccaaatctgggctctaaactataaacagacggcgtctcttcagtgatctgctctggaaacatcacttttagagaacaacacaaagagcgtcggagatttttggctttcagcagtaaattgtgcgCAGGTAGTGacgtgtggagatcataaaacacacgttctgctcatctgaggggagattttacactaaaatatataaataaataaataaataaaaatgtatatttatttcatgcagttactgaataatgaggtcaagtaaattcagatggacaaaccaaaagaTACCCTGGAGATTAAGAGGTTAAGGAGTAGTATCGGGTCGGTCTCGGCTGATTGGGCCATCTCTAATCAGGAACCATCATCCGGCCTTGATCCGGGTGGACTGTGAGTTCACTGGAACGTCATTTCCCGTTGATCCGTGggacatttttcttgtttattctgagtaaaaagaaaaaaccacATCCGAGGCGTTTCTCACAACCACGGGGGCAGGAGGATCCCAGCCAGCACGGTCATGAAGAGATCACACgcctaaaaagatggttctgctagggttcttcagtgaaggCAGTAGTTCTGTTTAGAACAATGCGCTCTAGTTCTACTCTAATTCaggctgaaatggttctttacatggtgaagtggttcttcagattgatacgAGTgctgtggttctatatagcaccaaaaacagttcctctatttttatgatgtcaagcttatagtaatagaagaaccctttttagtgctagatagaaccactttcaaaggggttctgctgttaggttgtcaagcttgtaattatggaagaaccccttttggtgccatatagaaccacatacaacacattctccatcaatctgtagaaccaTCTCCATATAtaggacctttttgaaagtggttcaatctagcacccaaaagggttctgctgttagGTTGTCAAGCTTGCAgtaatggaagaaccctttttggtgccatatagaaccacaaataacacatcaatctaaagaaccatttccatatatagaacctttttgaaagtggttctatctAGCACCTGAAAGCGTTCTTCTGCTCTTAAGCTTTTAttaatagaaccattttttgatCCCATATAGaacaacatacaacacattctccatcaatctgaagaacc from the Pygocentrus nattereri isolate fPygNat1 chromosome 30, fPygNat1.pri, whole genome shotgun sequence genome contains:
- the LOC108437836 gene encoding high-affinity lysophosphatidic acid receptor-like, which codes for MICNSSSGCGLTERRMIKYVMNVTELPGATNAPLPITLRAALSVVMVVIITVGFLGNAVVCLIVYQKPAMRSAINLLLATLAFTDIMQSLFCMPVTAVTVVSDDWRFGLDFCRVTVMLYWLFVLEGVAILLIISVDRFLIIVRRQDKLTPSRARLLIAGSWLLSFCLALPSVASWPTLGLKPRRCILGYIESLPDRGYTVLLAATAFFIPVSVMLFSYLRILNAVRRNALRIHNHACPGPDQGGKAGLVVLRRPPQLSVDMSFKTRAFTTILILFVGFSVCWLPHTVLSLLAAFSQRFYQSAGFYPASVGALWLSYLKAVFNPAVYCWRIRKFREACEEFVPRSCRLPRIPGRSRRRVRPCSIYVCAESQSAM